A single genomic interval of Alistipes provencensis harbors:
- a CDS encoding sialidase family protein gives MKRNAFILPIVLLSACSPESDEQAPDNPVYNPEAVLYVEGSMIDIRKVQEGEMVYPQNDEFTFSAQNTTVLGTGRLYATSLREYRGVERVRADYPTTLQIALVMGTDPGTGWTAEKTRFQTGKFHYQLYSLLYDTPGEWVEIPSGGVAATLVFGKKFSVIGVPDPPGTIIARATELRKRNISNPSIMILDDGSYFAGSSGPNPKGNTYFRSTDKGRTWERISNPDYMNFCKCFTRPSDRRTLYEVGVSAAKRGNIVIRKSEDRGRSWSALTTLFEGDYHGAPTPYVEYRERIWHAMGTSPETGKMGIAVLSIAQDADPMRKENWTLTNVLGGGPNSWFAGSGITHDTQRSFNQWQEGCIVPDPEGGLTIVTRIDESNWSDAAALIHVADEYTITFDPATDFIDMPGGGKKFTIHYDKQSRKYWTLVNPCYDEDRRQVHSGWYHDRINPLFLRSRLVLCSSPDLRNWTVEKEVISSNNCFFHGFQYVDWIFDGDDIIAVSRTAFSESRGLPNRQHDANFLTFHRIRNFRDAKFETITIGCDQL, from the coding sequence ATGAAACGCAACGCTTTTATACTTCCGATCGTGCTACTGAGCGCCTGTTCGCCGGAATCCGACGAACAGGCGCCCGACAACCCGGTCTACAATCCGGAAGCCGTGCTATACGTCGAAGGTTCAATGATCGACATCCGAAAAGTACAGGAGGGTGAAATGGTATATCCTCAAAACGATGAATTCACGTTTTCCGCACAAAACACAACCGTACTCGGAACAGGAAGGCTCTATGCCACATCGCTCCGGGAATACCGGGGAGTAGAAAGGGTTCGCGCAGACTATCCGACGACCTTGCAGATCGCCCTGGTAATGGGAACCGATCCCGGAACAGGGTGGACGGCCGAAAAGACGAGATTTCAGACAGGGAAGTTTCATTATCAGTTATATTCCCTCCTCTACGACACACCCGGGGAATGGGTGGAGATCCCGTCGGGAGGGGTTGCCGCGACTTTGGTGTTCGGAAAGAAATTTTCCGTAATAGGAGTTCCCGATCCCCCGGGAACCATTATCGCCCGCGCCACGGAACTTCGCAAACGCAACATCAGCAATCCGAGCATCATGATTCTCGATGACGGCAGCTATTTCGCAGGCAGTTCCGGTCCGAACCCCAAAGGCAACACCTATTTCCGGTCGACGGACAAGGGCCGTACATGGGAAAGGATTTCGAATCCGGACTATATGAACTTCTGCAAGTGTTTCACACGTCCTTCCGACCGTCGTACACTCTACGAAGTAGGTGTTTCCGCAGCCAAACGCGGTAATATCGTCATCCGCAAGTCCGAAGACAGGGGGCGTTCGTGGTCTGCCCTTACAACGCTTTTCGAAGGAGATTATCACGGAGCCCCGACACCCTACGTCGAATATCGGGAACGTATCTGGCATGCCATGGGCACTTCACCCGAAACGGGAAAAATGGGCATTGCCGTTCTCTCCATCGCACAAGATGCCGATCCCATGCGTAAAGAGAACTGGACGTTGACCAACGTCCTCGGAGGCGGTCCAAACTCTTGGTTCGCAGGTTCAGGAATTACGCACGACACACAACGCAGTTTCAACCAATGGCAGGAAGGATGTATCGTCCCCGATCCGGAAGGCGGGCTGACGATTGTAACCCGCATCGATGAATCGAATTGGAGCGACGCGGCAGCCTTAATCCATGTCGCTGACGAATACACGATCACTTTCGATCCTGCCACGGATTTTATCGATATGCCGGGCGGAGGAAAAAAATTCACCATCCATTACGACAAGCAAAGCCGAAAATATTGGACTCTTGTCAATCCTTGTTATGACGAAGATCGCCGGCAAGTTCACTCCGGATGGTACCATGATCGGATCAATCCGCTTTTCCTGCGATCGCGGCTCGTACTGTGTTCTTCGCCGGACCTGCGGAACTGGACAGTCGAAAAAGAGGTGATTTCCAGCAATAATTGTTTTTTTCACGGATTCCAGTATGTCGATTGGATTTTCGACGGCGATGACATCATTGCTGTCAGCCGCACGGCTTTTTCCGAAAGCCGCGGACTGCCCAACCGCCAACACGACGCGAATTTTCTGACTTTTCACCGTATCCGGAATTTCCGGGACGCAAAATTCGAAACAATCACGATCGGCTGCGATCAGCTCTGA
- a CDS encoding sialate O-acetylesterase — translation MNRTSKIFVSALLLLLICGGAAAQPILRLPSVIGDHMVLQENTNARIWGWAEPDNEIRIIPSWSQDTIRTKSTGDTKWLASIPTPPASDKAHTLTIETRHRTTVVKDILIGQVWLCGGQSNMNYSAAKGITDMQEELEKPMNPSIRLFTVTRNSSPWYQEDCEGEWQVCDAKSALWFSAVGYFFGKAVAEKLNQPVGLINTSWGGSPIEPWIPKTELEKKPELKKCWSKHRKSKGTYRYSPGSMYNAMIHPITGFPLAGVIWYQGEANMGHTSYADAFSLLIDSWRSGFGRELPFYFVQIAPYAKYKNPGSAAVIREQQARVAVLKEKTGMVVVSDLVDNVNSIHPRRKQEVGRRLANWALAETYGKPQRKYRHASFASMKIKGQKAVIEFNDAEGGIHSDGEAAEALEICDASGVFHPARAIIDKKNGSLIVWNDTVRRPTAVRYMFSNGGIGNLKDSSGLPVAPFRTDSPFIIADKAAAELAREK, via the coding sequence ATGAATCGAACATCGAAAATATTCGTATCGGCACTGCTGCTGCTCCTCATATGCGGAGGGGCGGCAGCACAGCCGATCCTGCGGCTGCCGTCGGTCATCGGCGACCATATGGTATTGCAGGAAAATACGAACGCCCGGATCTGGGGGTGGGCCGAACCGGACAACGAGATTCGGATTATTCCTTCGTGGTCGCAGGACACCATCCGGACCAAATCAACCGGCGATACCAAATGGCTGGCAAGCATCCCGACTCCTCCGGCAAGCGACAAGGCGCATACGCTGACCATCGAGACCCGACACCGCACCACCGTCGTCAAAGACATACTCATAGGTCAGGTATGGTTGTGCGGCGGCCAGTCCAACATGAATTACAGCGCAGCCAAAGGTATTACCGATATGCAGGAAGAACTCGAAAAGCCCATGAATCCTTCAATCCGGCTCTTTACGGTCACGCGCAACAGTTCCCCGTGGTACCAAGAGGACTGCGAAGGAGAGTGGCAGGTATGCGATGCCAAAAGCGCGCTGTGGTTCAGTGCCGTAGGATATTTCTTCGGGAAGGCCGTCGCCGAGAAGCTGAACCAGCCCGTCGGACTGATCAACACCTCGTGGGGAGGTTCGCCGATCGAACCGTGGATTCCGAAAACGGAATTGGAGAAAAAGCCCGAACTCAAAAAATGCTGGTCCAAGCACCGCAAAAGCAAAGGTACATACCGCTATTCGCCGGGATCGATGTACAACGCCATGATCCATCCCATCACCGGTTTTCCGTTGGCCGGAGTCATCTGGTATCAGGGAGAAGCCAATATGGGACACACGAGTTATGCCGACGCATTTTCGCTGCTGATCGATTCGTGGCGTTCCGGATTCGGACGCGAACTGCCTTTCTATTTCGTACAGATCGCCCCTTATGCCAAATACAAAAATCCGGGCAGCGCCGCAGTTATCCGTGAACAACAAGCGCGGGTCGCAGTCCTAAAAGAAAAAACGGGCATGGTTGTAGTCTCCGATCTGGTCGACAATGTCAACAGCATCCATCCGCGCCGAAAACAGGAAGTGGGGCGCCGTCTGGCGAATTGGGCATTAGCCGAGACTTATGGCAAACCCCAGAGAAAATACCGGCATGCGAGTTTCGCTTCGATGAAGATCAAGGGCCAGAAAGCCGTAATCGAATTCAACGACGCCGAAGGCGGCATCCACAGCGACGGCGAAGCTGCCGAAGCTCTCGAAATATGCGATGCTTCCGGTGTTTTCCATCCGGCACGGGCCATCATCGACAAAAAAAACGGTTCGCTGATTGTCTGGAACGATACCGTTCGCAGACCGACTGCCGTGCGTTATATGTTCAGTAACGGCGGCATAGGAAACCTGAAAGACTCGTCAGGACTGCCCGTCGCACCATTCAGAACGGATTCCCCCTTCATCATTGCAGACAAGGCTGCGGCTGAGCTCGCTCGGGAAAAATAA
- a CDS encoding S1/P1 nuclease, with product MKIKLILLACIVCSAFQPAFGWGKTGHDAIAYIAECNLTSRAKKNIEKYLDGRSIVYYASWMDQVRFTKPYRSTSKWHGFATDAEAKYIPSPGEDAVLAIEEAAASLRDYRHQNDSTVCTAIRYLVHLVGDMHCPVHIRYPWYEKFLFKIYGREYQLHSFWDAVPDIIHTWGYEDYRYQLDRCSKTERKALAAGTPREWADDNARTCRVIYDWIKSGDNLTKAQSHDFMLNVQPLAERQILKAGYRLARILNDLFD from the coding sequence ATGAAAATAAAATTGATTTTACTCGCATGCATCGTATGCAGTGCTTTTCAACCGGCTTTCGGCTGGGGTAAAACCGGCCACGATGCCATCGCCTATATTGCCGAATGCAACCTCACTTCACGTGCGAAAAAGAATATCGAGAAATACCTCGACGGGCGATCAATAGTCTACTATGCCTCATGGATGGATCAGGTGCGTTTCACAAAACCCTACCGAAGCACTTCGAAATGGCACGGTTTCGCCACAGATGCCGAAGCCAAATACATCCCGAGCCCCGGAGAGGATGCCGTACTGGCTATCGAAGAGGCTGCGGCATCGCTTCGTGACTACCGCCATCAGAACGACTCCACGGTCTGCACGGCCATTCGTTATCTCGTGCATCTGGTGGGGGATATGCACTGTCCGGTGCATATCAGGTATCCGTGGTATGAAAAGTTCCTGTTCAAAATTTATGGCAGGGAATACCAGTTACACAGTTTTTGGGATGCCGTCCCGGATATCATCCACACCTGGGGATATGAGGATTACCGCTACCAACTCGACCGCTGCTCCAAAACGGAGCGTAAGGCGCTTGCCGCCGGAACACCCCGCGAATGGGCCGATGACAATGCCCGCACCTGCCGCGTGATTTACGACTGGATCAAATCCGGCGACAACCTTACAAAGGCACAGTCGCACGATTTCATGCTGAACGTACAGCCGTTGGCAGAGCGGCAAATACTGAAAGCGGGGTATCGCCTCGCACGCATACTGAACGACTTATTCGATTGA
- a CDS encoding endonuclease/exonuclease/phosphatase family protein, with translation MKANLYIKMLLCCPLLFTEACSDDDDKPQKSTNVSVVSFNIRVDNPVDGDNVWENRKAAAVAMIESEQPTLLGLQEAQPHQITYLAKNCPDYAWYGLGRDTGECPPETDSYAAEECMAIFYRTSEVELLDKGTFWLSTTPDVPSKGWDANYNRSCTWGYFKHKSSGRNFYFFNTHLDNSGEMARKQSLLLIADKVKKINPEAHPIFLTADFNSDTDETIFSPLFKVMHDARKLATITDDRATFNGYKDTATRKLDHIFFSNCLAYRFKTLTQNYGAPYISDHYPIKAVFVIPRTE, from the coding sequence ATGAAAGCAAATCTTTATATAAAAATGCTCCTCTGCTGCCCTCTGCTGTTTACAGAGGCTTGTTCAGACGATGACGACAAACCCCAAAAATCGACGAACGTCAGTGTCGTTTCATTCAATATCCGTGTTGACAATCCCGTTGACGGAGACAACGTCTGGGAAAACCGCAAGGCAGCAGCCGTGGCCATGATCGAATCCGAACAGCCGACTCTGCTGGGATTGCAGGAAGCACAGCCGCACCAGATTACCTATCTGGCAAAAAACTGTCCGGACTACGCTTGGTACGGTCTGGGACGCGACACGGGAGAATGCCCGCCCGAAACCGATTCCTATGCCGCCGAGGAGTGCATGGCCATTTTCTACAGGACATCGGAGGTCGAACTGCTCGACAAAGGAACTTTCTGGCTTTCGACGACACCCGACGTACCATCGAAAGGTTGGGACGCCAATTACAACCGCTCCTGTACATGGGGATATTTCAAACACAAATCCTCAGGCCGCAACTTCTATTTCTTCAACACGCACCTCGATAATTCGGGCGAAATGGCCCGCAAGCAATCGTTGCTGCTGATCGCCGATAAGGTCAAGAAGATCAATCCGGAGGCCCATCCGATATTCCTGACCGCCGATTTCAATTCCGATACCGACGAAACCATTTTCTCCCCGTTATTCAAGGTGATGCACGACGCCCGCAAACTGGCTACGATCACCGATGACCGGGCAACTTTCAACGGCTATAAGGATACCGCAACCCGAAAATTGGATCATATTTTCTTCTCGAACTGCCTGGCCTACCGATTCAAAACATTGACGCAAAACTACGGAGCGCCCTATATCTCGGACCACTATCCGATAAAGGCTGTTTTCGTAATTCCCCGCACGGAATAA
- a CDS encoding DUF5017 domain-containing protein, with protein sequence MKQTIKICMLLAAAVSAACQTDVADGTQSVADGYVRFSSGKITQTRTVIGKEDETLTVAWDAGDLVGIYGSAESRNLGDNYPYEVQEISEKGEACIFRYLNPGQAFQNPARDNTYYAYYPYDEDAGTSPAAVALSLPAEQYQSAAGSMENPANLGFMKAVPATVKDPASGVNFEFHNVFAIVELKLRLNAASSMSSVPIRSIRMSSSSTDLVAPQAEIDLTAPVETGYFILPVTVKEGGRSANLTFDETAQLTKKDGSFYFVVLPGSHPAGDITLEVTAIDNSVNTVTLPGDVEFRSNRHYTKSVELALDGFKQQEQFDVTPASQTVKTGETLQFDFSGKADDIVFWSGEEGHDYSKSDIGGTFEASVFLNFGSLYINGCQRNCGSVRYSTDFSGIYDDAAVKAATWTDVSELFTLPPYISGSSDKNPGEAEANLSGNPYDSGTVDITSWFKDYDTPVYFAFFYHVHTPDPNFVDEKGSGRPNNRTMWDLYYCEVSGAYPGDSAPSRILGFNSENQSAMTLVTPNTWSTKNPCKMGQSTSGTKVIRMTEDNAPSGDKDAYCITRAIYRPAAQIISSDTGVTISATGEGYEHVFSTPGVYNVVFVITVPTLAGNEEVVKRFEITVTE encoded by the coding sequence ATGAAACAGACAATCAAAATATGCATGTTATTGGCTGCCGCAGTATCGGCGGCATGTCAGACGGATGTTGCCGACGGCACACAGTCCGTAGCGGACGGTTACGTCCGTTTCTCGAGCGGAAAGATTACTCAAACCCGCACCGTCATCGGAAAAGAGGACGAGACCCTGACCGTGGCGTGGGATGCCGGCGATTTGGTCGGTATCTACGGATCGGCCGAATCCCGGAATCTGGGAGACAATTATCCTTACGAGGTTCAGGAAATCAGCGAAAAGGGCGAAGCCTGCATTTTCCGTTATCTGAATCCGGGACAAGCGTTCCAGAACCCTGCCCGGGACAACACCTACTATGCCTATTATCCTTATGACGAGGATGCCGGGACTTCGCCCGCGGCCGTCGCTCTTTCGCTTCCCGCAGAACAATACCAAAGTGCGGCAGGCAGTATGGAAAACCCAGCCAATCTGGGGTTCATGAAAGCCGTTCCGGCAACGGTCAAGGACCCCGCATCCGGTGTCAATTTCGAGTTCCACAATGTCTTCGCCATCGTCGAACTGAAACTCCGCCTGAACGCCGCTTCGTCCATGAGCAGCGTACCTATCCGGAGTATCCGCATGAGTTCGTCATCGACCGACCTGGTCGCCCCGCAGGCAGAAATCGATCTCACGGCTCCCGTCGAAACAGGCTATTTCATCCTTCCCGTCACCGTCAAAGAGGGTGGCAGATCGGCGAACCTGACCTTCGACGAGACGGCCCAACTGACAAAAAAGGACGGCAGTTTTTATTTCGTCGTACTTCCCGGCAGCCATCCCGCCGGCGACATTACACTGGAAGTAACCGCCATCGACAATTCGGTCAATACGGTAACACTGCCGGGCGATGTGGAATTCCGCTCGAACCGTCACTATACGAAAAGCGTCGAACTGGCTCTCGACGGATTCAAACAGCAGGAGCAGTTCGACGTAACCCCTGCAAGCCAGACCGTCAAGACAGGCGAGACACTGCAATTCGACTTCTCGGGAAAAGCCGACGACATTGTATTCTGGTCGGGAGAAGAAGGCCACGATTACTCCAAATCCGACATCGGCGGCACGTTCGAAGCATCGGTATTTCTCAATTTCGGTTCGCTCTACATCAACGGCTGCCAGCGCAACTGCGGTTCGGTCAGATATTCGACCGACTTCAGCGGAATCTACGACGACGCAGCGGTAAAAGCCGCCACATGGACCGATGTCAGCGAACTGTTCACTCTGCCGCCCTATATCTCGGGATCGTCGGATAAGAACCCCGGCGAAGCCGAAGCCAACCTCTCCGGAAACCCCTACGACTCGGGAACAGTGGACATTACCTCGTGGTTCAAGGATTACGACACACCGGTCTACTTCGCCTTCTTCTACCATGTACACACGCCCGATCCGAACTTCGTGGATGAAAAAGGAAGCGGCAGGCCCAACAACCGGACCATGTGGGACCTCTACTACTGCGAGGTATCGGGAGCCTATCCCGGCGACAGCGCACCTTCGCGCATCCTCGGTTTCAACAGCGAGAATCAAAGCGCCATGACGCTGGTAACGCCCAATACATGGAGCACCAAAAACCCATGCAAAATGGGACAGTCTACGTCCGGCACGAAAGTCATCCGCATGACGGAAGACAACGCGCCGTCGGGCGACAAGGATGCCTACTGCATTACCCGTGCCATCTACCGGCCCGCCGCACAGATCATATCGTCAGACACGGGCGTAACAATCTCCGCAACGGGCGAAGGCTACGAGCATGTCTTCTCGACCCCCGGCGTCTACAACGTCGTCTTCGTGATCACCGTACCCACGCTCGCCGGCAACGAAGAAGTTGTCAAACGATTCGAGATCACGGTAACGGAATAA
- a CDS encoding S1/P1 nuclease: MKTKLFLLVCIAYYTVQSACAWNRTGHEAIAYIAERHLTSSAKTAIEKYLDGRSIVYYAAWMDQQHEHIPYKHTIMVDADNEPLPLSKRPELDAMNAIMKSIDRLENRFAHPKDTVALDIKFIVHLIADIHCPVHIVYPEIARSFPVTLNGRSRSYHSIWDAMLDNNHLWTYREYQEQLDRFSEDRMNEMAAGTPTGWVRENAERCRGIYDWAKEGDALGRPFINKAYPLAEEQMLRASYRLAKLLNEIFSE; the protein is encoded by the coding sequence ATGAAAACGAAATTATTTCTTCTTGTATGCATCGCATACTATACCGTCCAGTCGGCCTGCGCATGGAACCGTACGGGACACGAAGCGATCGCCTATATTGCCGAACGACATCTCACCTCTTCGGCGAAAACAGCCATCGAAAAGTATCTCGATGGTCGATCGATCGTCTATTACGCAGCTTGGATGGATCAGCAGCACGAACATATCCCCTATAAACATACGATAATGGTAGATGCCGACAACGAACCCCTCCCGCTGTCGAAACGTCCGGAACTCGATGCCATGAACGCCATTATGAAGTCGATCGACCGTCTCGAAAACCGCTTTGCCCATCCGAAGGATACGGTGGCTCTCGACATCAAATTCATTGTCCATCTGATCGCCGACATCCATTGTCCGGTGCACATCGTTTACCCGGAGATAGCCCGTTCCTTTCCGGTAACGCTCAACGGACGATCCCGGAGTTACCATTCGATATGGGACGCAATGCTCGACAACAACCATCTGTGGACCTATCGCGAATATCAGGAACAACTGGATCGTTTTTCGGAAGACCGAATGAATGAAATGGCAGCCGGAACACCGACCGGCTGGGTTCGCGAAAATGCCGAACGATGCCGCGGCATCTACGATTGGGCAAAAGAGGGCGACGCCCTCGGAAGGCCCTTCATCAACAAGGCTTATCCGCTGGCCGAAGAACAAATGCTACGGGCTTCATACCGCTTGGCGAAATTGCTGAACGAAATTTTCAGCGAATAG
- a CDS encoding RagB/SusD family nutrient uptake outer membrane protein produces the protein MKTIKRYILIAFSALTLPACTLLDTEPQDFITPDKFYNTQEELEAALRGVYMTLADNGLYGMNIPARLGLSADIGYETYDYDSSSVGFYDVSTNDAMVLTYWRLCYAGINRANKLLESIDRPAIDETVRARIESEARFLRAYFHFMLVNRFQNIPVMLQSPKDGYKESVQIAQSAPRDTYRMIISEMEASVAGLPDAETLSGGGHLSKSAAYGILARTALYMAGQPLEETSMYAKAKEYAGKVIELDFHRLNPSFEEVFINMIQDKYDIRETIFEIEFWGNNQSTYTATAGQIGRINGIQAYTALTNIGPSNGALRASSYFYTLYEEGDLRRDWTIAPFYYQNSENDKGIPLDYKHDCGTNYWRRCCGKFRREYELSDPKDNQYTPINFPVLRYSDVLLMWAEAVAADPDSSAQELKQAYEYVNMVRRRGFGKDPLVADATVDLEQENKQQLLENIKDERARELGFEALRKDDLVRWGELYDRMVAVKAMIPPTYTSNYYVMGRIYYGNVSRRDVVWPIPSYELGVNRKLVQNTGF, from the coding sequence ATGAAAACGATAAAACGATATATTCTGATCGCTTTTTCAGCGTTGACGCTTCCCGCCTGCACACTGCTCGACACCGAACCGCAGGACTTTATCACGCCCGACAAATTCTACAATACGCAGGAAGAACTGGAAGCCGCGCTGCGAGGCGTCTACATGACCTTGGCTGACAACGGCCTTTACGGCATGAACATTCCCGCCCGGCTCGGCCTAAGCGCCGACATCGGTTACGAAACTTATGATTACGATTCGTCCAGCGTGGGATTCTACGACGTGTCGACCAACGACGCGATGGTACTCACCTATTGGCGCCTGTGCTATGCCGGCATCAACCGGGCGAATAAACTGCTGGAAAGCATCGACCGACCGGCCATTGACGAAACCGTCCGGGCCCGGATCGAGTCCGAAGCACGTTTCCTGCGTGCTTATTTCCACTTTATGCTGGTCAACCGCTTCCAGAATATTCCCGTCATGCTCCAATCTCCGAAAGATGGGTACAAAGAGAGCGTACAGATTGCCCAAAGCGCTCCGCGTGACACATACCGGATGATTATTTCCGAAATGGAGGCTTCCGTCGCCGGACTGCCCGATGCCGAAACGCTCTCGGGCGGAGGCCATCTGAGCAAATCGGCAGCCTACGGCATCCTAGCCCGCACAGCGCTCTATATGGCGGGACAGCCTCTCGAAGAAACAAGTATGTACGCCAAGGCCAAGGAGTATGCAGGCAAGGTGATCGAGTTGGATTTCCATCGGTTGAATCCTTCGTTCGAAGAGGTTTTCATCAACATGATCCAAGACAAGTATGACATCCGCGAAACCATTTTCGAGATCGAATTCTGGGGCAACAACCAGTCGACCTACACAGCAACCGCCGGGCAGATCGGCCGTATCAACGGTATTCAGGCCTACACGGCATTGACGAATATCGGGCCGAGTAACGGCGCATTGCGGGCTTCGAGTTATTTCTACACGCTCTACGAAGAGGGCGACCTGCGCCGCGACTGGACCATCGCTCCGTTCTATTACCAGAACTCCGAAAACGACAAGGGAATACCCCTCGACTACAAACACGACTGCGGCACCAACTACTGGCGGCGTTGTTGCGGCAAGTTCCGTCGGGAATACGAACTCTCCGATCCGAAGGATAACCAGTATACCCCGATCAATTTCCCGGTACTGCGCTATTCCGACGTACTGCTGATGTGGGCCGAAGCCGTGGCGGCCGATCCCGATTCATCGGCGCAGGAATTGAAGCAGGCTTACGAATACGTCAACATGGTGCGCCGCCGCGGTTTCGGAAAAGACCCGCTGGTCGCCGACGCCACGGTGGACCTCGAACAGGAGAACAAACAACAGCTCCTCGAAAACATCAAGGACGAACGTGCGCGCGAACTGGGTTTCGAAGCGCTGCGCAAAGACGACCTAGTGCGCTGGGGCGAACTTTACGACAGAATGGTGGCCGTCAAAGCCATGATTCCACCCACCTACACCTCCAACTATTACGTCATGGGGCGCATCTACTACGGCAATGTATCGCGCCGCGACGTGGTATGGCCGATTCCTTCGTATGAACTGGGTGTCAATCGAAAACTGGTACAGAATACCGGATTCTAA
- a CDS encoding DUF5017 domain-containing protein produces the protein MKNTTILLLTALLFAGCERGEVETPELGVTVASTVVKAGAPVDFFLSGQSDMIAFYSGEVGNDYAQRFDDRVVETAIAISYSTILSNGTNPGYMPLRYSNDLQCSDPGGIYTQADIEAATWHDISHLFKQPTTPQASVHIPAGEVDITEFFVDGETPLYLSYYYHVDPSMPGSWTRSYVNIQSFLISGITPVGKETIYRFADCNWQAVTDEDSYSDSKNSKPDVNTSRLLGRCANVKTEKKAWFVGGPFYKQASVNMGPDMSTPIKANSDPMPASYQHTFSEPGDYTVTFVGINASVYGRKETVRSIKLKVVEEDTGSIVPPSGGEWND, from the coding sequence ATGAAAAACACAACGATACTGCTGCTCACGGCGCTGTTGTTCGCCGGTTGCGAGCGGGGCGAGGTCGAAACTCCGGAACTGGGAGTCACCGTCGCCTCGACGGTGGTCAAGGCTGGAGCGCCCGTCGATTTCTTCCTTTCGGGACAAAGCGACATGATCGCCTTCTATTCGGGCGAGGTCGGCAACGATTATGCACAGCGTTTCGACGACCGTGTGGTCGAAACCGCAATCGCCATCTCATACAGTACCATTCTGTCAAACGGAACGAATCCGGGCTACATGCCGCTTCGTTACTCCAACGACCTGCAATGCTCGGATCCGGGCGGCATCTACACGCAGGCAGACATCGAGGCTGCCACATGGCACGACATTTCGCATCTGTTCAAACAGCCGACTACTCCTCAGGCGAGCGTACACATTCCCGCCGGAGAGGTCGACATCACCGAATTCTTCGTCGACGGCGAAACACCCCTCTACCTGAGTTACTACTACCATGTCGATCCGTCGATGCCGGGCAGTTGGACCCGTTCATATGTCAATATCCAGAGTTTCCTCATTTCCGGCATAACACCTGTCGGGAAAGAGACTATCTACCGTTTCGCAGACTGCAACTGGCAGGCCGTCACCGACGAAGATAGCTACAGCGACTCGAAGAACTCGAAACCCGATGTCAATACTTCTCGCCTGCTGGGACGCTGTGCTAACGTCAAAACCGAAAAGAAAGCCTGGTTCGTGGGAGGACCCTTCTACAAACAGGCCAGCGTCAACATGGGCCCCGACATGTCGACGCCCATCAAAGCGAACTCCGACCCGATGCCCGCCTCCTATCAACATACGTTCAGCGAACCGGGCGACTATACGGTGACATTCGTAGGCATCAACGCAAGCGTATACGGCCGCAAAGAGACCGTCCGAAGCATCAAGCTCAAAGTCGTGGAAGAAGACACCGGTTCCATCGTACCGCCCTCCGGCGGGGAATGGAACGACTAA